A DNA window from Panthera tigris isolate Pti1 chromosome X, P.tigris_Pti1_mat1.1, whole genome shotgun sequence contains the following coding sequences:
- the L1CAM gene encoding neural cell adhesion molecule L1 isoform X4, translating to MAVSLRYLWPLLLCSPCLLIQIPEELMEPPVITEQSPRRLVVFPTDDISLKCEASGRPEVQFRWTRDGVHFKPKEEAGVTVHQAPHSGSFTIAGNNSNFAQRFQGTYRCFASNKLGTAMSHEIQLMAEGAPKWPKETVKPVEVEEGESVILPCHPPPSAEPLRIYWMNSKILHIKQDERVTMGQNGNLYFANVLTSDNHSDYICHAHFPGTRTIIQKEPIDLRVKATNSMIDRKPRLLFPTNSSSHLVALQGQPLVLECIAEGFPTPTIKWLRPSGPMPADRVTYQNHNKTLQLLNVVEEDDGEYRCLAENSLGSDRHTYYVTVEAAPYWLHKPQSHLYGPGETARLDCQVQGRPQPEVTWRINGIPVEELAKDQKYRIQRGALILSNMQPSDTMVTQCEARNRHGLLLANAYIYVVQLPAKILTPDNETYMAVEGSTAYLLCKAFGAPVPSVQWLDKEGKTVLQDERFFPYTNGTLGIRDLQTNDTGHYFCQAANDQNNVTIVANLQVKDATQITQGPQSAIEKKGSKVTFTCQASFDPSLQHSITWRGDGRNLQESGDDDKYFIEDGLLVIHSLDYSDQGNYSCVAGTELDIVESRAELLVVGSPGPVPQLELSDRHLLKQSQVRLSWRPAEDHNAPIEKYDIEFEDKEMAPEKWYSLGKVPGNQTSTTLKLSPYVHYTFRVTAINKYGSGEPSPASETVVTPEAAPEKNPVDVKGEGNETSNMVITWKPLRWMDWNAPQVQYRVQWRPQGTRGAWQEQIVSDPFLVVSNTSTFVPYEIKVQAVNSQGKGPEPQITIGYSGEDYPEASPELEGIKILNSSAVLVRWWPVDPAQVKGHLRGYNVTYWWEGSQRKHSKRHVHKGHVVVPANTTSAVLGGLRPYSSYHLEVQAFNGRGLGPASEMTFSTPEGVPGHPEALHVECQSDTSLLLHWQPPLSHNGVLTGYVLSYHPLDDGDKEQLSFDLPDPELRMHNLTNLSPHLRYRFQLQATTKEGPGEAIVREGGTMALSGTPDFGNISAMAGENYSVVSWVPKEGQCNFGFQIWFKALGDEKTGPHLPPQYVSYNQSSYTQWDLQPDTDYEIHLLKERVLLKMAVKTNGTGRVRLPPAGFATEGWFIGFISAIILLVLVLLILCFIKRSKGGKYSVKDKEDTQVDSEARPMKDETFGEYSDNEEKAFGSSQPSLNGDIKPLGSDDSLADYGGSVDVQFNEDGSFIGQYSGKKEKEAAGGNDSSGAASPINPAGTLE from the exons ATGGCCGTGTCGCTGCGGTACTTGTGGCCTCTCCTTCTGTGCAGCCCCTGCCTGCTCATCCAGATCCCCGAGGAAT TGATGGAACCACCTGTCATCACCGAACAGTCTCCACGGCGCCTGGTTGTCTTCCCCACAGACGACATCAGCCTCAAGTGCGAGGCCAGCGGCAGACCTGAAGTGCA GTTCCGCTGGACTCGGGACGGCGTCCACTTCAAACCCAAGGAGGAAGCGGGTGTGACCGTGCACCAGGCGCCCCATTCCGGCTCCTTCACCATCGCGGGCAACAACAGCAACTTCGCCCAGAGGTTCCAGGGCACCTACCGCTGCTTTGCCAGCAATAAGCTGGGCACCGCCATGTCTCACGAGATCCAGCTCATGGCTGAGG GTGCCCCCAAGTGGCCGAAGGAGACGGTGAAACCtgtggaggtggaggaaggggaatcGGTGATTTTGCCCTGCCACCCGCCGCCCAGCGCAGAGCCGCTCCGGATCTACTGGATGAATAGCA AGATCTTGCACATCAAACAGGATGAGCGGGTGACGATGGGCCAGAACGGCAATCTCTACTTTGCCAACGTGCTCACGTCGGACAACCACTCGGACTACATCTGCCACGCCCACTTCCCTGGCACCCGGACCATCATCCAGAAGGAGCCCATTGACCTCCGGGTCAAGGCCA CCAACAGCATGATCGACAGGAAGCCACGCCTACTCTTCCCCACCAACTCCAGCAGCCACCTGGTGGCCTTGCAGGGGCAGCCGTTGGTCCTGGAGTGCATCGCTGAGGGCTT CCCCACACCCACCATCAAGTGGCTGCGCCCAAGTGGCCCCATGCCGGCCGACCGAGTCACCTACCAGAACCACAACAAGACCCTGCAGCTGCTGAACGTGGTGGAGGAGGACGACGGCGAGTATCGGTGCCTGGCCGAGAACTCGCTGGGCAGCGACCGGCACACCTACTACGTCACTGTGGAGG CTGCCCCCTACTGGCTACACAAGCCCCAGAGCCATTTGTATGGGCCTGGAGAGACTGCCCGCCTGGATTGCCAAGTGCAAGGGAGGCCCCAGCCCGAGGTCACCTGGAGAATCAATGGCATTCCCGTGGAGG AGCTGGCCAAGGACCAGAAGTACCGCATCCAGCGTGGAGCATTGATCCTGAGCAACATGCAGCCCAGCGACACGATGGTGACCCAGTGTGAGGCCCGAAACCGGCACGGGCTGCTGCTGGCCAACGCCTACATCTATGTCGTTC AGCTTCCGGCCAAGATCCTGACCCCAGACAACGAGACATACATGGCGGTGGAGGGCAGCACCGCCTATCTCCTGTGCAAGGCCTTTGGAGCCCCTGTGCCCAGCGTCCAGTG GCTAGACAAGGAAGGGAAGACCGTGCTACAGGATGAACGCTTCTTCCCCTACACCAACGGGACCCTGGGCATCCGGGACCTCCAGACCAACGACACTGGCCACTACTTCTGCCAGGCTGCCAACGACCAAAACAATGTGACCATTGTGGCTAACCTGCAGGTCAAAG ATGCCACTCAGATCACACAGGGGCCACAGAGTGCCATCGAGAAGAAAGGCTCAAAAGTGACATTCACGTGCCAAGCCTCCTTTGACCCCTCCCTGCAGCACAGCATCACCTGGCGAGGGGACGGTCGAAACCTGCAGGAGTCTGGGGACGATGACAA GTACTTCATAGAGGACGGGCTCCTGGTCATCCACAGCCTGGACTACAGTGACCAGGGCAACTATAGCTGCGTGGCTGGCACCGAGCTGGACATAGTGGAGAGCAGGGCTGAGCTCCTGGTGGTGG GGAGCCCCGGGCCGGTGCCTCAGCTGGAGCTGTCTGACCGCCACCTGCTGAAGCAGAGCCAGGTGCGCCTGTCTTGGAGACCCGCCGAGGACCACAACGCCCCCATCGAGA AGTATGACATTGAATTTGAGGACAAGGAGATGGCGCCTGAGAAATGGTATAGTCTGGGCAAGGTGCCCGGGAACCAGACCTCCACCACCCTCAAGCTGTCGCCCTATGTCCACTACACCTTTAGAGTTACTGCCATCAACAAGTATGGCTCTGGAGAGCCCAGCCCGGCCTCTGAGACTGTGGTCACGCCTGAGGCAG CCCCAGAGAAGAACCCTGTGGACGTGAAGGGGGAAGGGAATGAGACCAGCAACATGGTCATCACTTGGAAG ccgcTTAGGTGGATGGACTGGAACGCCCCCCAGGTTCAGTACCGCGTCCAGTGGCGCCCCCAGGGGACGCGGGGTGCCTGGCAGGAGCAGATTGTGAGCGACCCCTTCCTGGTTGTGTCCAACACGTCCACCTTTGTGCCTTATGAGATCAAAGTCCAGGCTGTCAACAGccagggcaaaggccctgagcccCAGATTACCATTGGCTACTCTGGGGAAGACT ACCCCGAGGCAAGCCCCGAGCTGGAAGGCATCAAGATCCTTAACTCGAGTGCCGTGCTGGTCAGATGGTGGCCCGTGGACCCAGCCCAGGTCAAGGGCCACCTTCGGGGATACAAT GTGACGTACTGGTGGGAGGGCAGTCAGAGGAAGCACAGCAAGAGGCATGTCCACAAAGGGCACGTGGTGGTGCCCGCCAACACCACCAGCGCCGTCCTGGGAGGCCTGCGGCCCTACAGCTCCTACCATCTGGAGGTGCAGGCCTTTAACGGCCGAGGACTGGGGCCTGCCAGTGAGATGACCTTCAGCACCCCAGAAGGAG TGCCCGGCCACCCTGAGGCATTGCACGTGGAGTGCCAGTCGGACACCAGCCTGCTGCTGCACTGGCAGCCCCCGCTCAGCCACAACGGCGTGCTCACTGGCTACGTGCTCTCTTACCACCCGT TGGATGATGGGGACAAGGAGCAGCTGTCCTTTGACCTTCCGGACCCTGAGCTGCGGATGCACAACCTGACCAACCTTAGCCCGCACCTGCGGTATCGTTTCCAGCTGCAAGCCACCACGAAAGAGGGCCCTGGAGAGGCCATCGTGCGGGAAGGAGGCACCATGGCCTTATCTG GGACCCCGGATTTTGGCAACATCTCGGCCATGGCCGGCGAGAATTACAGCGTGGTCTCCTGGGTCCCCAAGGAGGGCCAGTGCAACTTTGGGTTCCAGATCTGGTTCAAAGCCCTGGGAG ACGAGAAGACAGGCCCTCATCTGCCACCGCAGTACGTCAGCTACAACCAGAGCTCCTACACGCAGTGGGACCTGCAGCCTGACACAGACTATGAGATCCACCTGCTCAAGGAGAGGGTGCTCCTAAAGATGGCTGTGAAGACCAATGGCACCG GCCGCGTGAGACTCCCTCCCGCTGGCTTCGCCACCGAGGGCTGGTTCATCGGCTTCATCAGCGCCATCATCCTCTTGGTCCTCGTCTTGCTCATCCTCTGCTTCATCAAGCGCAGCAAGGGTGGCAAATACTCAG tGAAGGATAAGGAGGACACCCAGGTGGACTCCGAGGCCCGGCCGATGAAGGACGAGACCTTTGGCGAGTACAG TGACAATGAGGAGAAGGCTTTTGGCAGCAGCCAGCCATCCCTCAATGGAGACATCAAGCCCCTGGGCAGTGATGACAGCTTGGCCGACTACGGGGGCAGCGTGGACGTCCAGTTCAATGAGGACGGCTCCTTCATCGGCCAGTACAGCggcaagaaggagaaggaagcgGCGGGAGGCAATGACAGCTCGGGGGCcgcctcccccatcaaccctgccGGGACCCTAGAGTAG
- the L1CAM gene encoding neural cell adhesion molecule L1 isoform X3, whose product MAVSLRYLWPLLLCSPCLLIQIPEELMEPPVITEQSPRRLVVFPTDDISLKCEASGRPEVQFRWTRDGVHFKPKEEAGVTVHQAPHSGSFTIAGNNSNFAQRFQGTYRCFASNKLGTAMSHEIQLMAEGAPKWPKETVKPVEVEEGESVILPCHPPPSAEPLRIYWMNSKILHIKQDERVTMGQNGNLYFANVLTSDNHSDYICHAHFPGTRTIIQKEPIDLRVKATNSMIDRKPRLLFPTNSSSHLVALQGQPLVLECIAEGFPTPTIKWLRPSGPMPADRVTYQNHNKTLQLLNVVEEDDGEYRCLAENSLGSDRHTYYVTVEAAPYWLHKPQSHLYGPGETARLDCQVQGRPQPEVTWRINGIPVEELAKDQKYRIQRGALILSNMQPSDTMVTQCEARNRHGLLLANAYIYVVQLPAKILTPDNETYMAVEGSTAYLLCKAFGAPVPSVQWLDKEGKTVLQDERFFPYTNGTLGIRDLQTNDTGHYFCQAANDQNNVTIVANLQVKDATQITQGPQSAIEKKGSKVTFTCQASFDPSLQHSITWRGDGRNLQESGDDDKYFIEDGLLVIHSLDYSDQGNYSCVAGTELDIVESRAELLVVGSPGPVPQLELSDRHLLKQSQVRLSWRPAEDHNAPIEKYDIEFEDKEMAPEKWYSLGKVPGNQTSTTLKLSPYVHYTFRVTAINKYGSGEPSPASETVVTPEAAPEKNPVDVKGEGNETSNMVITWKPLRWMDWNAPQVQYRVQWRPQGTRGAWQEQIVSDPFLVVSNTSTFVPYEIKVQAVNSQGKGPEPQITIGYSGEDYPEASPELEGIKILNSSAVLVRWWPVDPAQVKGHLRGYNVTYWWEGSQRKHSKRHVHKGHVVVPANTTSAVLGGLRPYSSYHLEVQAFNGRGLGPASEMTFSTPEGVPGHPEALHVECQSDTSLLLHWQPPLSHNGVLTGYVLSYHPLDDGDKEQLSFDLPDPELRMHNLTNLSPHLRYRFQLQATTKEGPGEAIVREGGTMALSGTPDFGNISAMAGENYSVVSWVPKEGQCNFGFQIWFKALGDEKTGPHLPPQYVSYNQSSYTQWDLQPDTDYEIHLLKERVLLKMAVKTNGTGRVRLPPAGFATEGWFIGFISAIILLVLVLLILCFIKRSKGGKYSVKDKEDTQVDSEARPMKDETFGEYRSLESDNEEKAFGSSQPSLNGDIKPLGSDDSLADYGGSVDVQFNEDGSFIGQYSGKKEKEAAGGNDSSGAASPINPAGTLE is encoded by the exons ATGGCCGTGTCGCTGCGGTACTTGTGGCCTCTCCTTCTGTGCAGCCCCTGCCTGCTCATCCAGATCCCCGAGGAAT TGATGGAACCACCTGTCATCACCGAACAGTCTCCACGGCGCCTGGTTGTCTTCCCCACAGACGACATCAGCCTCAAGTGCGAGGCCAGCGGCAGACCTGAAGTGCA GTTCCGCTGGACTCGGGACGGCGTCCACTTCAAACCCAAGGAGGAAGCGGGTGTGACCGTGCACCAGGCGCCCCATTCCGGCTCCTTCACCATCGCGGGCAACAACAGCAACTTCGCCCAGAGGTTCCAGGGCACCTACCGCTGCTTTGCCAGCAATAAGCTGGGCACCGCCATGTCTCACGAGATCCAGCTCATGGCTGAGG GTGCCCCCAAGTGGCCGAAGGAGACGGTGAAACCtgtggaggtggaggaaggggaatcGGTGATTTTGCCCTGCCACCCGCCGCCCAGCGCAGAGCCGCTCCGGATCTACTGGATGAATAGCA AGATCTTGCACATCAAACAGGATGAGCGGGTGACGATGGGCCAGAACGGCAATCTCTACTTTGCCAACGTGCTCACGTCGGACAACCACTCGGACTACATCTGCCACGCCCACTTCCCTGGCACCCGGACCATCATCCAGAAGGAGCCCATTGACCTCCGGGTCAAGGCCA CCAACAGCATGATCGACAGGAAGCCACGCCTACTCTTCCCCACCAACTCCAGCAGCCACCTGGTGGCCTTGCAGGGGCAGCCGTTGGTCCTGGAGTGCATCGCTGAGGGCTT CCCCACACCCACCATCAAGTGGCTGCGCCCAAGTGGCCCCATGCCGGCCGACCGAGTCACCTACCAGAACCACAACAAGACCCTGCAGCTGCTGAACGTGGTGGAGGAGGACGACGGCGAGTATCGGTGCCTGGCCGAGAACTCGCTGGGCAGCGACCGGCACACCTACTACGTCACTGTGGAGG CTGCCCCCTACTGGCTACACAAGCCCCAGAGCCATTTGTATGGGCCTGGAGAGACTGCCCGCCTGGATTGCCAAGTGCAAGGGAGGCCCCAGCCCGAGGTCACCTGGAGAATCAATGGCATTCCCGTGGAGG AGCTGGCCAAGGACCAGAAGTACCGCATCCAGCGTGGAGCATTGATCCTGAGCAACATGCAGCCCAGCGACACGATGGTGACCCAGTGTGAGGCCCGAAACCGGCACGGGCTGCTGCTGGCCAACGCCTACATCTATGTCGTTC AGCTTCCGGCCAAGATCCTGACCCCAGACAACGAGACATACATGGCGGTGGAGGGCAGCACCGCCTATCTCCTGTGCAAGGCCTTTGGAGCCCCTGTGCCCAGCGTCCAGTG GCTAGACAAGGAAGGGAAGACCGTGCTACAGGATGAACGCTTCTTCCCCTACACCAACGGGACCCTGGGCATCCGGGACCTCCAGACCAACGACACTGGCCACTACTTCTGCCAGGCTGCCAACGACCAAAACAATGTGACCATTGTGGCTAACCTGCAGGTCAAAG ATGCCACTCAGATCACACAGGGGCCACAGAGTGCCATCGAGAAGAAAGGCTCAAAAGTGACATTCACGTGCCAAGCCTCCTTTGACCCCTCCCTGCAGCACAGCATCACCTGGCGAGGGGACGGTCGAAACCTGCAGGAGTCTGGGGACGATGACAA GTACTTCATAGAGGACGGGCTCCTGGTCATCCACAGCCTGGACTACAGTGACCAGGGCAACTATAGCTGCGTGGCTGGCACCGAGCTGGACATAGTGGAGAGCAGGGCTGAGCTCCTGGTGGTGG GGAGCCCCGGGCCGGTGCCTCAGCTGGAGCTGTCTGACCGCCACCTGCTGAAGCAGAGCCAGGTGCGCCTGTCTTGGAGACCCGCCGAGGACCACAACGCCCCCATCGAGA AGTATGACATTGAATTTGAGGACAAGGAGATGGCGCCTGAGAAATGGTATAGTCTGGGCAAGGTGCCCGGGAACCAGACCTCCACCACCCTCAAGCTGTCGCCCTATGTCCACTACACCTTTAGAGTTACTGCCATCAACAAGTATGGCTCTGGAGAGCCCAGCCCGGCCTCTGAGACTGTGGTCACGCCTGAGGCAG CCCCAGAGAAGAACCCTGTGGACGTGAAGGGGGAAGGGAATGAGACCAGCAACATGGTCATCACTTGGAAG ccgcTTAGGTGGATGGACTGGAACGCCCCCCAGGTTCAGTACCGCGTCCAGTGGCGCCCCCAGGGGACGCGGGGTGCCTGGCAGGAGCAGATTGTGAGCGACCCCTTCCTGGTTGTGTCCAACACGTCCACCTTTGTGCCTTATGAGATCAAAGTCCAGGCTGTCAACAGccagggcaaaggccctgagcccCAGATTACCATTGGCTACTCTGGGGAAGACT ACCCCGAGGCAAGCCCCGAGCTGGAAGGCATCAAGATCCTTAACTCGAGTGCCGTGCTGGTCAGATGGTGGCCCGTGGACCCAGCCCAGGTCAAGGGCCACCTTCGGGGATACAAT GTGACGTACTGGTGGGAGGGCAGTCAGAGGAAGCACAGCAAGAGGCATGTCCACAAAGGGCACGTGGTGGTGCCCGCCAACACCACCAGCGCCGTCCTGGGAGGCCTGCGGCCCTACAGCTCCTACCATCTGGAGGTGCAGGCCTTTAACGGCCGAGGACTGGGGCCTGCCAGTGAGATGACCTTCAGCACCCCAGAAGGAG TGCCCGGCCACCCTGAGGCATTGCACGTGGAGTGCCAGTCGGACACCAGCCTGCTGCTGCACTGGCAGCCCCCGCTCAGCCACAACGGCGTGCTCACTGGCTACGTGCTCTCTTACCACCCGT TGGATGATGGGGACAAGGAGCAGCTGTCCTTTGACCTTCCGGACCCTGAGCTGCGGATGCACAACCTGACCAACCTTAGCCCGCACCTGCGGTATCGTTTCCAGCTGCAAGCCACCACGAAAGAGGGCCCTGGAGAGGCCATCGTGCGGGAAGGAGGCACCATGGCCTTATCTG GGACCCCGGATTTTGGCAACATCTCGGCCATGGCCGGCGAGAATTACAGCGTGGTCTCCTGGGTCCCCAAGGAGGGCCAGTGCAACTTTGGGTTCCAGATCTGGTTCAAAGCCCTGGGAG ACGAGAAGACAGGCCCTCATCTGCCACCGCAGTACGTCAGCTACAACCAGAGCTCCTACACGCAGTGGGACCTGCAGCCTGACACAGACTATGAGATCCACCTGCTCAAGGAGAGGGTGCTCCTAAAGATGGCTGTGAAGACCAATGGCACCG GCCGCGTGAGACTCCCTCCCGCTGGCTTCGCCACCGAGGGCTGGTTCATCGGCTTCATCAGCGCCATCATCCTCTTGGTCCTCGTCTTGCTCATCCTCTGCTTCATCAAGCGCAGCAAGGGTGGCAAATACTCAG tGAAGGATAAGGAGGACACCCAGGTGGACTCCGAGGCCCGGCCGATGAAGGACGAGACCTTTGGCGAGTACAG GTCCCTGGAGAG TGACAATGAGGAGAAGGCTTTTGGCAGCAGCCAGCCATCCCTCAATGGAGACATCAAGCCCCTGGGCAGTGATGACAGCTTGGCCGACTACGGGGGCAGCGTGGACGTCCAGTTCAATGAGGACGGCTCCTTCATCGGCCAGTACAGCggcaagaaggagaaggaagcgGCGGGAGGCAATGACAGCTCGGGGGCcgcctcccccatcaaccctgccGGGACCCTAGAGTAG